From a single Alloactinosynnema sp. L-07 genomic region:
- a CDS encoding MFS transporter, which produces MYVTRAEMPRWTPQEVTAVVTVSTPPRTRRLWGLALATCAVGTSGHAVAGLLPIMAAELHTGAMLIGQLATIFALVCAVSAPLLAVATGRWERRRLLVVCLQVTAIGNAVAAVAPTYLALVAGRVVTALGAAMTTAVAVGIAAAATPPRRRARAMAAVLCGLTVGLLVGVPGAAAIAYWAGYRLALWAVAAVCVGAAVAVILTAPTLPAPPPVSLRARIGVAARPGVLGVLGGGLLAWVSSGVVYPYLAVVVGGPDWSGPTSLYLAAYGAGAAVGTLGGGRLVDWIGPRPTLYAATLTAAGALLAVPAAAGPISGPAVVAVWGAAAWATTPALNAWLDRIAPAGGAALLLALAGSAIYLGMGLGSLLGGVVLVRSGPGALTTVAAVLAVAAAALIDRSKPRRSRPRKARGRASDHREGQQITGMSVTLRRPQRARRSAPRRLIGVGSLLAMTLSAGCGDNPPPDPLSSPTVETSVAMPPPDQRGPQVTVAGTVTWTGSRPGCVHLETASGQNFQLTGAAVTDNRQRVAAGRQPNVQRVTITGYVPEAGASVCSSGRAFVAEEVTTMVG; this is translated from the coding sequence ATGTACGTCACGCGAGCCGAAATGCCACGGTGGACGCCGCAGGAGGTCACCGCGGTGGTGACGGTGTCGACGCCGCCACGAACACGCAGGTTATGGGGACTGGCCTTGGCCACCTGCGCAGTCGGCACCAGCGGGCATGCGGTGGCCGGTTTGCTGCCGATCATGGCCGCCGAGCTCCACACCGGGGCCATGCTCATCGGGCAGCTTGCGACGATCTTCGCGTTGGTGTGCGCGGTGTCGGCGCCGTTGCTGGCGGTGGCGACCGGCCGGTGGGAACGGCGCAGGCTGCTCGTGGTGTGCCTGCAGGTGACCGCGATCGGCAATGCGGTGGCCGCGGTCGCGCCCACGTACCTGGCGCTGGTGGCGGGGCGGGTGGTGACCGCGCTCGGCGCGGCGATGACCACGGCTGTCGCGGTCGGCATCGCCGCGGCCGCGACCCCGCCACGTCGACGTGCTCGCGCGATGGCCGCGGTGCTGTGCGGGCTGACCGTCGGTTTGCTCGTCGGGGTGCCCGGCGCGGCGGCCATCGCCTACTGGGCCGGGTATCGCCTCGCGTTGTGGGCTGTGGCCGCGGTGTGCGTGGGCGCGGCCGTCGCGGTCATCCTCACCGCGCCGACTCTGCCCGCCCCTCCCCCGGTGTCGCTGCGCGCGCGGATCGGCGTGGCCGCCCGGCCCGGGGTGCTCGGCGTGCTCGGCGGCGGGCTGCTGGCCTGGGTCTCCAGTGGGGTCGTCTACCCGTACCTGGCGGTGGTCGTCGGCGGGCCCGACTGGAGTGGGCCGACGTCGCTGTACCTGGCGGCCTACGGAGCCGGGGCCGCGGTCGGAACCCTCGGCGGCGGGCGCCTCGTCGACTGGATCGGGCCCCGCCCCACCTTGTACGCGGCCACGCTGACCGCTGCGGGCGCACTGCTCGCGGTGCCGGCGGCGGCCGGCCCGATCAGTGGCCCTGCCGTCGTGGCCGTGTGGGGAGCCGCCGCTTGGGCGACGACACCGGCTCTCAACGCGTGGCTCGACAGGATCGCCCCGGCCGGAGGGGCGGCGTTGCTGCTTGCCTTGGCCGGAAGCGCCATATATCTGGGAATGGGCCTGGGGTCCCTGCTCGGCGGGGTCGTCCTTGTGCGGTCCGGCCCTGGGGCGTTGACCACGGTGGCCGCTGTCCTCGCCGTCGCCGCAGCCGCGTTGATCGACCGCTCGAAGCCACGCCGATCACGGCCGCGGAAAGCCCGCGGCCGAGCGAGCGACCACCGCGAAGGCCAGCAGATCACGGGAATGTCGGTGACGCTGCGGAGGCCTCAGCGAGCCCGCCGATCCGCGCCTCGTCGACTCATCGGAGTAGGGTCCCTGCTCGCGATGACGTTGTCGGCCGGTTGCGGCGACAACCCGCCGCCCGACCCGTTGTCGAGCCCGACCGTGGAGACGTCGGTGGCCATGCCGCCACCGGATCAGCGCGGGCCACAGGTCACCGTGGCGGGGACGGTGACGTGGACGGGCTCCCGCCCAGGCTGTGTTCATCTGGAAACCGCGTCGGGGCAGAACTTCCAGCTGACTGGCGCGGCCGTCACCGACAACCGGCAGCGCGTCGCGGCGGGCAGGCAGCCGAACGTGCAACGCGTCACCATCACCGGATACGTGCCTGAAGCGGGGGCTTCGGTGTGCAGCTCCGGTCGCGCGTTTGTCGCTGAAGAGGTGACAACCATGGTCGGCTAA
- a CDS encoding L,D-transpeptidase, which yields MSVAAASTTLSPLDLGGSRPVLPIADHCARVDRLGRDQDPHGQPLLVRLRPLVPVPIRPVPDPRVAPVAVLPVWAAPGLPLWVPVVDRCPGWVLVLLPCRPDGVVGWVRTDDRVEQVHHHTLLVVDTRTRLVTLQRLGDRRTWVAGVGKPGRPTPCGRTFILGPVEPARGVVDLALVLAAHAPTHLRHGAGLDAVGVHAWPGVEHHPPATDGSVIVPAAAMTVLTSAAPPGTPVLIH from the coding sequence ATGAGCGTCGCGGCGGCATCGACGACACTGTCGCCATTGGACCTCGGCGGGTCGCGGCCGGTGTTGCCGATCGCTGATCACTGCGCGCGCGTCGACCGACTGGGCCGCGACCAGGACCCGCACGGGCAGCCGCTGCTGGTGCGGCTGCGGCCGCTGGTGCCGGTGCCGATCCGCCCTGTCCCCGACCCTCGGGTGGCTCCGGTGGCCGTGTTGCCGGTTTGGGCCGCCCCGGGTTTGCCGTTGTGGGTGCCCGTGGTCGACAGGTGTCCGGGATGGGTGCTGGTGCTGCTGCCGTGTCGCCCCGACGGCGTCGTGGGATGGGTGCGGACGGACGATCGGGTCGAGCAGGTTCACCACCACACCCTTCTGGTCGTCGACACCCGGACTCGGCTGGTGACCTTGCAGCGACTCGGCGACAGGCGGACCTGGGTGGCTGGGGTCGGCAAGCCCGGTCGCCCGACTCCCTGCGGTCGCACCTTCATCCTTGGACCGGTCGAGCCCGCGCGCGGCGTGGTGGACCTGGCGTTGGTCCTCGCCGCGCACGCACCCACGCACCTGCGCCATGGCGCCGGGCTGGACGCGGTCGGAGTCCACGCGTGGCCGGGCGTCGAGCATCACCCTCCGGCCACCGACGGATCGGTCATCGTGCCCGCCGCGGCCATGACCGTCCTGACCTCAGCGGCACCGCCCGGCACACCAGTGCTCATTCACTGA